GGCCGCCCTCCCCTTGCCCCAGACACGCTCTCGGGCCTGCCCGGGTGTGGCCTGCACCCTGTCGGGTTGGAAGAAGTCCGGGCTCTCCGCAGGCGCTGTGGGCGGCGTGTTACTGCCCAGCGCCCTGGTggcactgagctggtggggctCCTAGCCTTTGTGAGAGAGGCTTCCGGGCCACAAGTCCCCCACCAACCTGCTAAAGAGCATGCTAACGTGTCTGCTTACTTGTGAATCGGGCACCTCATTGTATGGGGTGTGGGGGAGGCCAACGTGTGCCTAAATGTGCAAATCCATGTGGCTCCTTGTCCCCGTCCTATGTGTGCCCCAGGTGTTTGAAGGCTGTGTGGCCATGGCTGCCATGTGTGTGGCCTGGTACCCCGAGAGGGGGCGCTCGAGAAGGGCCTGTCTGTGGATCTGACGATATCCCCCCATCCCCCCAGCACTGGCTTCCACTCAGCCCTAACCTCCCACAACCTCCTTCACCACCAAGACTTCAAAGATCTGGTTCCTCTCCTTTAGACTTCCCACGGCCCCAAAGCTGAGACGCCGGTCTGTCTTACTCCAAGAGGTGGCTCTAAAAGTTGAGAGCACCCATCATTTCCTAAAGCCTAGAGGTGTCCACCCCACTCCCAGAGCCTCCAAGGACTGGGATGGGGTAGCTGCGGTGACTCCCATCTTCAGGTACATGGCAGAGCACTGACTGCATTCACGGGCCCGGGAGCTTTGTCCTCAGTTTTTGGTGTTGCAGAGTCCCAGTACCCAGGCCTGGGGGAGACATGGACCCAAGGCCCTCTGGAGTCACAGCCTCTTTGGGATACCAAACCCAATACACCTGAAGCAGAAGGCGCGTGAGGCATACGAGTCCAGCCCAGTCTATGGACAAGACAGATGGTACTGGACATTTGAAGAAGACCAAGGTGTGTTCCCATGATTGAGGGCAGGGAAGACGCCCTGCAGGAACCAGGGTCTGACCTGGGCCTCAAAGGATGAGTATGATGGGACAGGCAGGGGGCAGGTGGAGGCGTTACAGAGTGGCCGGAGAGACTCAGACtaagggatgggggggggggggttgtggaGGTGAGCCGCTGGACCCAAGGAGATGTCACTGCAGCTACCAGCGGCCACCTTTATGGCCTGTGGCTGCTGGACTCAGCCCACCCTGGACCGGCGCCTCCAGTAGGCGCCTGAGAAGGCAATGACAGCAGGCATGCTAACGGGACCTGCGGGAAGCTGAGGTGCAGGCCAGACAGACTCCTGGGAGAACATGCCCTCCGCTCCTTGTCCTGAGCCATGAAGACCTTCTGAGGGGTCAAAGGTTAGGACCCCACGGTGCAATACTGGGTTTGAGGGCTCACATTTCAATGTGTTCCCACAAGTTCCCCCACCTGAATTCTGACAGCCTCAGCCCCAGCTTGCCCATAAACGTGACCCTTGGTAGTCCCAAAGCCCGCGGGCTCCTCCTTCAGAGGTGGGGACGGGCGTGGCTTATGGCCTGGGCGGGGCCTGGGCTCGATCAAGGGATCTGGCCCCTCCTTTCTGTTGGATCTCCACCCCGGGGTCCGCCAGTTGTCGCCACACGGTCCCTTTTGGCGTTCCCTCACTTTCCTTCTCCACACCCCTGCTTTCTCCTCGGTCCTTGGGCGGACCTCACCATCCCCAGCCTCTCCGGGTCCCCACGCCAAGTACCCACCCTGGCTCGGCACCGCTCCTCACTTTCACTCGCCCTGTTCTCACGAGCCCGGTCCATGCCCCCTTTTCGGAAATACTTCCCCTATTGCCCTCACTTTctcacacagagacaaacaaagACTCCCAAGCCCAGAAATAGACTCCCACAGAGCTGAAAGACACAGGCCGTGTCCTGCCCCGCACGCAGGCGCGCAGGCACGGCGGCTCCAGCGGAGGGAAGCACACAGACGAGGCGTTTGTCAGTGCACGCACATAAACATCCACACCCACAGCCACTGCGCCCAGCCACAAAGGGTGCAGACACACGGGGTGCGAGACAAGGGCACACACAGCTGCGGACGCCCGGAGCCCGCCTAGCCGGGCACACCCACCGCGGCCGGCCCTGGGACGGCAGCAAGGCCTCCtcggtcccccccccccctcagatTCCTTCCAGCAAATGTTTCCCTACTTGGCCTGCCTGGTCCCTGGGGAAAGAGCCTCAGAAATGCGGCAGGAGCCACTTGGGGGAAGAAAGTTGGAACTGCCTGTTCCTTGCCTGGCCCTGTCGGCGAATTCCCTAACCGAGAAACTATTTGTGGCGAGGGCAGGGTGGCCGGCGAGCCCCCGGTCACCTCCCCTGGTGTTCCCTCCCCGCGCCGCCACCGGCGGGCCTCGGGCGGCCTGGGCGCAGCGCCGCTGCCCAGCGCTCAGCGTCCGGGCAGATCGGCTTGTCTCGCCGCTTGTATGCGCCGTTCGGAGCACGCGGGGTGCACGGGAGGGCTGCTCTGTCCCCGCCGCGTCGCAGGCAGACCCCGGGCCGCCGGACTATTTCTGTCTTATCAGTGCAGGAATGCGGcagccgcggcggcggcggcggcggcggcggcgggcgggcggcggcggcgtgGGCCGTGGGCCGTCAGGGCAGCCCTGAAGGGGCCCCCTCCCCACTCCGCTCGAGTAGAAGTGTGAGAGAGCCCAGCAGGACTCAGAGGGGagagttggaggaaaaaaaaggcagaaaagggaaagaaagaggaagagagagagagagtgagaggagcCGCTGAGCCCACCCCGATGGCCGCGGACGAAGTTGCCGGAGGGGCGCGCAAAGCCACGAAAAGCAAACTTTTTGAGTTTCTGGTCCATGGGGTGGTGAGTGGGGGAAAGTTAGCGGGGGAGGGTGAGCGAGCTGGCTCGGGCTGAATGGAGGGATGATCGGGAGGGGCCGCCGGCGCGCTCCCGCTCTCCCACCTCTTTGGTTGAGGGGCGCACGGTCACGGCCCAACCCTGGGACCTTGCCGGCGCCCTGGCATCCGAACACGTCGCCAAGCGGTCGGCTGGGGATGGGCGCTCGGCGGCCGGGGAAGAGAGGCGTCGGCTTGGGCTCTTGTCAGGGGCAAGGGGTGGGATGTGGGCACTGTGCCCCCCATCAGGGGGGTCCCCTCTGTAACTGACATGTCGCACATTCTTTTGCTGGTGGGCCCAGGTGTTACCCCTgacctgggggtgggggcggggtggtGACTCCACACCGAGCCAGGGCTGGGCTGCCTGTTGTCCCTGTTCATCCTTTGGGACAGTGTCACTCTGACTGGGTCTGAGGAGCTAGGAGCAGGTGACCCTGGAGGCAGCTAAGAGCCAAAGCTCTCTGCCTGGGCAACCCCCGCAtcctagaaggaggaccctgaggacTTGGCCCTGCTGTCAGAGCAGAGAGAGGCCTACTTGAGAAATGGACCCCAAGCTAAGTGCTCAGAGACTCCCCTTGGCAGGCTCAGCCATCAGAAGTTGATGACCTTACCACCTCAAAGGTGTGAAGGAAGGGCTGGAGTTGGGGATGTGAGGCctagagaacacacacacacacacacacacaggaagaagcGTGAGGAGCCAGAGGGAGTCCAGGAACCTAAGGAGGAGGACACCTGATTTGAGTCAGTGGAGAGCCTGGCTGTGAGGGGCTCCAAGCCTGGGGATGTGTGATGGAAGTATTTACTATGGCCAGATTTGGTTGTGACCCCAGGCAGCATCTCATCGAGAGAGGCAAGGGCCTTCAGAATCTTGACTTCTTCTGGAGGTGGTACTGGTGGCAGAGCCCCTGCGGGCCCCTGGAAGCGTTCCTCTCCGTAGACCAGACGGTAGCAGTGTCTGGCCTTGATGGCTAGGAGAACAGCTGATAGGGGAGAGGGCTTCGCTGTGGCAGCCTGTCCTGTAGCCATAGGGACTTCTGGGCTGCGATCCCCGAGGCAGTGTGGCTTCGTGGTGGAGTTACTGCTCCTAACCTGGCTGCGTGGGGAGTTGCTTTAAAGAGTGCCATCCAGCGAAGAAGGGTCTCCACACATGGCACTGAAAATGGCCAACGTGGAGTGGACGTTCTTGGGTGATCAGAGCCCCTTCTATAGTGGTGGGGAACGGCTAGGCCTGAGCTTCCGCCCTAGTGGCATTGGTGCCATGAGTGACAGAGTCAGGTGGAGtgggggaggcaaaggcagggacaGGCTTCGCTGCAGAAGATGGGCAGAGACAGCTGCTGGGATAAGCAAtgcagaaggagaaaggaagcctgggggttagggttagggcttccTGCTCCCGAGGGTGAgatgaggagtgtgtgtgtgtgtgtgttctcctgtagcctaggctggcctcagactcactctaTATCAGAATCGGAGGGTGGTCTTGATCCTTCCGCCTCCCCCTCAGGACTGTGATGACAAGTGTGCCATCCTGTGCAGTTTatcatgtggtgctggggatcaaacccagggcttcacctGTACTGAgcaagctacatccccagcctttAAATAATAGGGTCTTCAATCCTCCCTCCCTAATACCCTTCCTGTTCTTCTGAACCCATCCTTCCCCCTGACTCCTTAAACCTCAGCTCCCTTCCTGGGCCTGGACAAGTAGAGTCTGGGACACTCCATTTGCATTTTCACCTTCTCCGTCTTGACTGcccaggggtggtggtggcgggtgtgtgtgtgtgtgtgtgtgtgtgtgtgtgtgtgtgtacagcctgCCTCACTTCCCTTCAGTTTCTAGTcttcctggggtggggtgggaatggGTTCTGTCTTTGATGTGGGCAGATAGGAGGGAGATATGGATGCTAGTACAGATGCTGCTTCCTTCGACCATCGCTGCCCCCTGGCAGCCCGCTTCTAATCCAGCTCCGCACTTGCCCCTCGGAGAAACCTGGCAGGGTCTGATGACACCAGACCCTCGGGTGCCCTTGCTCAGCCTCGTGTATCACCTTGGGAGAAATGAAATTAAAGAGGCAGACGAAGTCAGCGCGTGAGGAGACCTGGAGTTGGCTACCCGAGTTGTTTGAAACCAGTGGGCCAAAACAGGGGACTCTGAAAGGGGGACGGGGGCTCAACTATAGAGCCCATCAGCCCCAGAAGTGGGCTGTGGAAATCAGGCAATAGGAAATGAGGGCAGATCAGCCCTTCACCTCAGCCAAGCGTGGGGAGCGTGGCCCCTCAGGTGCTACCTTTGTCGGGATGAGCGGGGTGACCTTGGCGAGGTCGCTTTTTTCTTTGAGCTCCAGTTGCCGCATCTGTCAAGTGGGGATGAAAAGATCTGCTCTGACTGGCTTGCAGAGGCCCGTGCTGGTGTGAACATCCTTTGAAAGGTTGAAAGGCGCCATTAATATTCATTTTTGCTCTACCTTGAACCGCTCGGAGGCTTGGCTATGCCCTGGGCAATTGCCTGGCTGCAGTTAGCTTCCTGCAAGGAGCCGACGAGCCCCCTCCTCCAGAGCCACGCAGATTCCCGCGCCCCCGCCCCTCCCACCAATCACTCCCACTCATCGCTCGGCGCAGGGTTACCAGCCCCCCCAACCCCCCGTCTTGGAGAGGGGCGGGGACGAAGACACGCTGGCCTGGGGGTCGGGACCGAATCTGACCTGCCGGCGCCGGTTTCAGCTTCACCTCtcgccctcccccacccccccagcgCCCCGGGATGCCGTCTGGAGCCCGAATGCCCCACCAGGGGGCGCCCATGGGCCCCCCGGGCTCCCCGTACATGGGCAGCCCCGCCGTGCGACCCGGCCTGGCCCCCGCGGGCATGGAGCCCGCCCGCAAGCGAGCAGCGCCCCCGCCCGGGCAGAGCCAGGCACAGGGCCAGGGCCAACCTGTGCCCACCGCTCCCGCGCGGAGCCGCAGGTGAGTACCCCCTCCCCCCTGCGTGGAAGGGCGGGCAGGGGCGGGCAGGCAGAAGCCTCAGGGACCAGGTGGGCGAGTGGTGGGGCTGGGAAGCCGAGGAAGGATGCTAGCAGCCACCGAGTCGTTCTAGCTTGGATGCTCtctggggagggggggggggactggTCTGGTTCTTTTGTGTGCCCACAGTGGAGTCAGGCTGCGATATCAGCTAGCTGCCAGTTGCCCCTTCCCCTCCCGCACCCCTCGCTCTTCTGTCTCTCACCTGCTAAATCCTTTTTTCCCCATCCTTTGCCCCAAGTTCTGGGAGATGCTTTAGTCTGTGGGGAGAAGCAGGGCTGGCGATAGACCAAGGGTTGAGCTTTGGCTGTGTGTTTTCTAAAGTGTGGTCCTCAGAGACCTCCCTGCCAGTCCCGAGTCCCAGGCGGCGTCAGAGCCCTCTAGATCTCCGCAGCCCCTGTCCTCCACAGTGGGTGTGAAGAGGCGTTAGAACCTCTCTCAGGGACCAGTTCTGCCTCCAAGCCACCGGGCTAGCTTATTTCCTTGTCTGAGAAGTTAGTGGCACCCTCGTGGCCCCTGCTGGCTTTTGGCAAGGGTAATGCCCCGATGGGCATCGCATTTAGCCAAACACACATGCTTCCTTTTGCACAACAGATGGGTTCTTATGCAAGGTGCAATATCAATTTTACCTCATTATTACACAGTTTTTACACATCAAGAAAAATCATAGGCATCCCATAAATTCTCTTACAAAGTGAATCATTACCTTGTATAGCGAGtaattccttgttttttgttttttgtttgtgtgtgtgtgtgtgtgtgtgtgtgtttacaagttAAGAGTTTTGTATGGATAATTTATCTGAAATAAATCAATCCTTTCACGAGAGGCTCACCCAGACTAAGAATGGGTTGGTTTTTCTTTAATGAGTTGCTTGCCTGGCCGTAGAATGGATTTCTGGATAGGGAGGGGGCAGTGAGTGAGAACGCCACAGGGGGGCAGTATAGAGCCATCCTCTAGGCTGGATGTGTAGTCTCTTGGACAGCCAAGGGTTTTCTGGGTTGCATTTGAAACCGAGAAGCATCCAGATTCCAGGTACTATCTACCCTTGGCGGTTCCAGTGTTGGGTCACATAGAACACTCCCGCACACGTCCAGGGTCCTTGTGACTGTGGTGTGTCCCTTGGTTAGCAGATGGTCCAAGACCACAAGCATCTCCCTTCCAAGACAGTCCCTTCCAAGCCCAGAGTAGCAGGAGAGCCAAGTCCCACCAGTTCACACCACGAGGGCTCCAGGAACCAGGTGGAAAAGTCATCTCTTCCCTTCTTGGAGCTCAGGCTCTCTTGGGCATGTGCCTTCTGCTTGGCAGGAGGAGAGGGTCCTCAGAAGCTGTCTTCTCTCTACTCTGTCTTCTCCGCCTCCCAGCTTTTTGCAAACCCTTCTGCAGTCCCATCTTTTGGCAGCATCTTCTCTTTCACTAGTCCCTCCTAAGTCTGAATTTCCCTGGCTCCGATGAAGTATAAGGTTGCCGGTTGTGGTGCCAGGGCCAGAGAAAGAATCAGTCATTCTGCTTTCCAAGGGACGAACCAGCTCCACATCACTGCTGTAGCCCTCAGACAGGCAGACAAGCAGGCTGTGGGAACCCCAGCCAGGCGGGCGGAGATGTCGGGATAATTTAGCAGGTGGCCTCGTTACTCCCAGATCTGTCGCCATGGTAACctggttttttcttttaaaaatgtacagtGCCAAGAGGAGGAAGATGGCTGACAAAATCCTCCCTCAAAGGGTGAGTGCCTTTCACAGCAGCCCCCAGCCAGCCCCATCCTTTGCTGCTCCGCCCTCCCCGCCTCCCTCAGGAGCAATGCTTTGGGCTCAGCGTCACAGCcactttcactttttgttttaaaagctcATTAAGAAGTGAGGCTCCCTGTGCGGGCGGGCAGGCGGGCGGGCAGTCAGGCGGGCGGGCGGGGCTGGACTGAGGGAAAGGAGCTGGAGAGCCATGGAAGGAGGAGGGGCAGAACATGGGGCTTGAGGTTAAGGGGGTTGAATGCCAGTGGTCCAAAGGCCTAAAGGCACGGGACAAAGAAGGGATAAGAGACTGCTAGATCAAGGGCACAGGAAGTAGCAGAAGATCCTGGACATGAGAAAGGGCCGGCAGGTGTGGGGGTTCCGAGGTAACCGACACTATCCCGGGTACCCACAGTGCCTTAGCACTTTGCCGGGACCCACGGTACCTGTGTGATTAAGGTGATACCATGAGGCCAGGCACTTGCACCTGCTGGGCTGCCGGCTGCTGCCTCCTTCCCTGGTGATGAGATGCAGGGATTTTCCTGCAGGGAGAAGCAATTTTTATCCGCACACAATGAGGCTATATAATAGAATCCCGGGGACGAGTCCTATCTTCCCTCTCAGAATTCCACACCCTGAAATCAGTCGGACAgctcccctccatgtcctttgtGTCCTGCGATCACAGCACGGGTGCACATTCTTCATTGCAAGATTGACTGAGCCCTCCTTCCATTTGTTCCCCCTCCAGATTCGGGAGCTGGTCCCTGAGTCCCAGGCTTATATGGACCTCCTAGCATTTGAGAGGAAACTGGATCAAACCATCATGCGGAAGCGAGTGGACATCCAGGAGGCCCTGAAGAGGCCCATGAAGGTGCCTTAGTGTGGGGGTAGGAGGAGGCAGCAGGGTGCCGCTGGGAGGGTTGCACACTGCCCGTGTCCTGTGCTACACTTTATTTCTACAGCAAAAGCGAAAGCTGCGCCTTTACATCTCCAATACCTTTAACCCGGCGAAGCCCGATGCCGAAGATTCTGATGGCAGCATTGCCTCCTGGGAGCTGCGAGTAGAGGGGAAGCTCTTGGATGACGTACGTCCTGCCCCAGGTCTCTCCAGGTGTCCTGGGGTGGGTATGGGCTGAGTCAGGGACAGAACTAAGTATCTGCACTAGGAGTTGGGGAGTCAGCCCTGGCTGGGGCCGGTGGGCCTGGGGACAGTCTGGGGACAGAGGACTGCCTCTGAGCATACCACTTGCCTGCTGCCAACTTGGCCCATTCTGTGTCCATGGTCCCTGTTCTGCCCCCACAGTCCCTGTCACTTTCCCACAGCCCAGTAAGCAGAAGAGGaagttttcttccttcttcaagaGTTTGGTCATTGAGCTGGACAAAGACCTTTATGGCCCCGACAACCACCTCGTTGAGGTAAGACAGAATGTTTCTGCCCTTGGCCCAAGGCCCTGAAGAAAGCTGCTGATTTGGATTGAGAAGCATCTTGAAACCCTAAGCCCCACCAATCCAGCTGGGTCTGTGGGTAACCTAGCTCTTCCCCCTGTGCAGTGGCACCGGACACCTACAACCCAGGAGACGGATGGGTTCCAAGTGAAGAGGCCAGGGGACCTGAGTGTGCGTTGTACCCTGCTCCTTATGCTGGACTATCAGGTTGGTTTTACCTTGTGCCTGCATGACACCCGGAGACCCCATCTTCCTCCTGCCCATCCTCTCTAGGAGCACCCTGCCGAGGGGCCTGAGCTCTGTGCCAGAGTCCTACCTCTTCCCCTGTTGATCTAATTTTCCCGGAAACCTTTTCCCAGCCTCCCCAGTTCAAACTGGACCCCCGCTTAGCCCGGCTGCTGGGGCTGCATACCCAGAGCCGCTCAGCCATCGTCCAGGCGCTGTGGCAGTATGTGAAGACCAACAGGCTTCAAGACTCCCATGACAAGGAGTACATCAATGGAGACAAGTATTTCCAGCAGGTAATGGAGGTCCTGAGCCCCAGGATCCAGGAGCAGGGCTAGTGTCCTAGCAGAAGCATGTCTCAAAGGTAGTCAGCTTCTCTTGCTGAGTTCCTGAGTACCAGGAATGGTCAGGGCTGAGGCCTTGGGAGCGAAGAGCAGGGTGTAGTCTGGGCTCTTCCATGATCTGTTCAGCTGCTCTCCACGGGAAGCAAATCTGGGACCCTACCGGGGGTGGGTAACAGCATCGTGTAATGTAATCGTCTTGGTACTCGGAGTTGGGATCCCTGGGGAACCAGTCCTGGGTCTAGACTGCGGGTAACTTACTTTGctattctttctgcctcttggtCTCTCTTTGAACTGAGGAGTGGTCAAAGCAATGCCGTCACATGTGCCTGGCAGCCATTGCAAAACTGATCTGACAAAAGTCTATCAAAGAAGACTACTACtattaatgaattttaaaataaacacagcagATAAATCTGAGTAGAGATAGCAGTTGGTGTTTATTGAGCACTTACCATGTAGCACTTCACTTATTTTTTTGTACGCCAAGGCACCTAATTCTCATGACCACCCGTGGGATGGGTTGTTAATATCCCCATTCTAGAGATGAAGGCACTTAGACCCGAGGTGTTAAGCGACTTGCTCCCAGGATGTGGTAGAGGGACTAACAGACACCCAAGCAGGGAGACTTAGGGCCTCACACTGGCCTCCCTATTAGCCACGCCCGTTTCTCCACCTCCAGCCTGGCTCGTTGCCACCAGCATCCTGATCTGACTTGCTCTTGACTTCTTGTGGTCTTCCCAGAATGGAAGGATAGTTATTAGTTATTGTCTTTTCAAATACACACAAGCGTGATCCCTCTCTCAACCATCCTGCTTCAGATCTTTGACTGTCCCCGCCTGAAGTTCTCCGAGATTCCCCAGCGCCTCACAGCCCTGCTGCTGCCCCCTGACCCAATTGTCATCAATCACGTCATCAGGTGAGTCGGCCCAGCTTCCTCCGCAGACCGAGAGATTAGCTCATTCCTGCCCGCCCTGCTTTTCCCACCCTCTTCATGGAcccttcccagccccagccccagccccagccccagccccagccccagccccagccccagccctgggCCTCTGTGGGGTGTACCATGGACATCAAAGGCTGGACTTGTCTGGCAGCGTGGACCCATCAGACCAGAAGAAGACAGCATGCTATGACATTGATGTGGAGGTAGAGGAGCCACTGAAGGGCCAGATGAGCAGCTTCCTCCTGTCCACGGCCAACCAGCAGGAGATCAGTGCTCTGGACAGTAAGGTGCGGCCTGAGCCCAGAGCTATGGTGGGACATTAAACTGAGAGAGAGGACAAAGCATTCAGACCACAGCATGGGCCTAGGACATGAGGAACCCACAGCCCTCCCTACGGTCGAGAGGCTGGCCTCATTCCAAGGTCGGCTCTGCTCACCCCGCCCCCTCACTAAACTCAGAGGAAGCAGGGGCTCTGGGACACTGCCCTTTACAGGAGAAGCAAGCCTCCCCCGCCCCTTCTTGCATTCCTCTCCCACATCACAGGTGGAAATCATTGTCTTTCTACCTGTAGATCCATGAGACGATTGAGTCCATAAATCAGCTCAAGATCCAAAGGGACTTCATGCTAAGTTTCTCCAGAGACCCCAAAGGCTACGTCCAAGACCTGCTCCGCTCCCAGAGCCGTGATCTCAAGGTGAAGATAGGGGCTCAGGGAGCCTCCAAGTGAAGACAAGCACATGGGGAAGGAAAGATGGACATGCAGCTCAGCCAGGTGAGGAGCTCAGAACTCAGGCAGACCCCATGCTCCCTCACAGGTGATGACAGATGTGGCTGGTAACCCTGAAGAGGAACGCCGCGCCGAGTTCTACCACCAGCCCTGGTCCCAGGAAGCTGTCAGCCGCTACTTCTACTGTAAGGTAACGGAGGCCCTTGAACATGGGGCTCCCCTCTCCTTCAATCCTAGAGACGTCTTGCTTCTCACCTGTCACGTCTTTGCTACTGCCCACTCTCAACCCCTGTCCACCACCCTGCATGCCCATGCAGGCGTGTCCTGGCTCCCAGACTCTTCCAGGGAAGGGGTGCCGGGATGGGGACCCCTGGTCACTCACCAGGATCACTGTAACCCTGCCCCTGCTCACACTTCCTCTAAAGATCCAGCAGCGCAGGCAGGAGCTGGAGCAATCGCTGGTCGTGAGAAATACCTAGGAGCCCGTGGACGAGCGTCACTGTGGACCAGCCAGACCTGCTGCCCGGCATCGGCCCTGGGCTCTGGCCTCCCTGCCCTGCTGCcgtggcgggggtggggaggactgGATTAAAGGTCACTAATCAGACAGCAGCCTTGTGGTCActggggactgggaagggaggagggggaggagcggGGCATGGCGGTGGAACCTGCAGGCACACTCTCCACAAGCCTCCCAGATTCTTCTTACCCCTAGACCTAAAAACAGTTTGGCAGAAGATACTTTTAAtaacatttcttattttaaaaaaatacagtggcAAGCCCTCCACCTGTCTATCACCTTGCCTTGCCCTTCCTGGGGCGATGGCAGACACAGCGGTGGGGGAGCTAAGTGCTGTTGGCTTGCTCCTGTTCAAACAGCGCCATGGCCAGCTGGGTGCGGGCCCCGAGCCCCTCCAGATTGCTGAGGCGACAGCGGTGGTACAGTTCCTCGCTGAGCCGGGGGCTACAGTCCCTCAGGGAAAACTTCTGCACCAGCCCTGGCTCTACGGCTCGAAAGAGGTGGAGCCCTGAGAACCGGAGGAACACATCCATCACCTCCAGCCCCTCCAgggcttcctcctcttcctggccTGCCAGTTCACCAGCCAGCCGGGCTCGGGCAGCCAGGTAGTCGGCATTGTAGAAGCAGCCCTCTGCTGACGCCTGCCGGTCAAATCTGCCCCCAACTGGAGCCCCCCGAGAAGGGTCCACACCAGGGGACGGGGGATCGGGGCCAGCCCCAGGGCCACCTGGGGGAGATCTCTGTGGTGACAGAACAGGGTTGAACTCCTGAAAGTGGACCGGGAAGAAGGCCTGCCAGCCCGAGATGGCATTCATGCGGCAGCGGTTGAGGACTTCTGACCCAGGTCTTGTCCACACGGTGGTAAGGAAGAAGAGTGTGTCCACAGGGTGTTTCTTGGAGATGACATCCATGAGTCGTACCTGGGAAGGGGCCTCTGCTCGCACAGCAAGCCAGGCCAGCCTCGAGCCAGGGTACCGTCGTTCTAACTCAGCTACTGCAGCCTTCACCCCGAGAAATGGGTCAGGGCCCCCTCGGCCCTCCCGGGTCCCATAGACCAACAACAGGGTGAGCAATGCATGTTCTCGGGGCTCCAGAACACTGGCAGCAAAGGCCTCAAGAAAAGCCAGGGCGGCCGGCGCTTCAGCCACCAGGACCGGCAGCACCAGCTGCACCCGGGTAGCCTCGGTGACATAGGGCATAGGCAGGATCTCCACTCTGCTCAGCGGCCGCAGCAGGCTCACTCTGCGGGCCAAAGAGCGGCGGTGCCCTCGCTGGGTCACGGCTTCCAGCAGCAAGTCGAGGGTGTACTCCATGCCCCTCGCGGGGTCAAAGCGCCTGTAGCCGTTGAGAAGCCTCTGCTTCTGGAAGCGCAGGCGGGGCTGATAGCGCCGATTGAGCTGCTCCAGCGCGGTGTCCACCGCGTCCCCCACATCTGCCCTGCTCGCCCCCTGCAGCGGG
This Meriones unguiculatus strain TT.TT164.6M chromosome 21, Bangor_MerUng_6.1, whole genome shotgun sequence DNA region includes the following protein-coding sequences:
- the Smarcd3 gene encoding SWI/SNF-related matrix-associated actin-dependent regulator of chromatin subfamily D member 3 isoform X1, producing MAADEVAGGARKATKSKLFEFLVHGVRPGMPSGARMPHQGAPMGPPGSPYMGSPAVRPGLAPAGMEPARKRAAPPPGQSQAQGQGQPVPTAPARSRSAKRRKMADKILPQRIRELVPESQAYMDLLAFERKLDQTIMRKRVDIQEALKRPMKQKRKLRLYISNTFNPAKPDAEDSDGSIASWELRVEGKLLDDVRPAPVPVTFPQPSKQKRKFSSFFKSLVIELDKDLYGPDNHLVEWHRTPTTQETDGFQVKRPGDLSVRCTLLLMLDYQPPQFKLDPRLARLLGLHTQSRSAIVQALWQYVKTNRLQDSHDKEYINGDKYFQQIFDCPRLKFSEIPQRLTALLLPPDPIVINHVISVDPSDQKKTACYDIDVEVEEPLKGQMSSFLLSTANQQEISALDSKIHETIESINQLKIQRDFMLSFSRDPKGYVQDLLRSQSRDLKVMTDVAGNPEEERRAEFYHQPWSQEAVSRYFYCKIQQRRQELEQSLVVRNT
- the Smarcd3 gene encoding SWI/SNF-related matrix-associated actin-dependent regulator of chromatin subfamily D member 3 isoform X2, with the translated sequence MAADEVAGGARKATKSKLFEFLVHGVRPGMPSGARMPHQGAPMGPPGSPYMGSPAVRPGLAPAGMEPARKRAAPPPGQSQAQGQGQPVPTAPARSRSAKRRKMADKILPQRIRELVPESQAYMDLLAFERKLDQTIMRKRVDIQEALKRPMKQKRKLRLYISNTFNPAKPDAEDSDGSIASWELRVEGKLLDDPSKQKRKFSSFFKSLVIELDKDLYGPDNHLVEWHRTPTTQETDGFQVKRPGDLSVRCTLLLMLDYQPPQFKLDPRLARLLGLHTQSRSAIVQALWQYVKTNRLQDSHDKEYINGDKYFQQIFDCPRLKFSEIPQRLTALLLPPDPIVINHVISVDPSDQKKTACYDIDVEVEEPLKGQMSSFLLSTANQQEISALDSKIHETIESINQLKIQRDFMLSFSRDPKGYVQDLLRSQSRDLKVMTDVAGNPEEERRAEFYHQPWSQEAVSRYFYCKIQQRRQELEQSLVVRNT
- the Smarcd3 gene encoding SWI/SNF-related matrix-associated actin-dependent regulator of chromatin subfamily D member 3 isoform X4, whose amino-acid sequence is MYLPTAQDPGDPTRPGMPSGARMPHQGAPMGPPGSPYMGSPAVRPGLAPAGMEPARKRAAPPPGQSQAQGQGQPVPTAPARSRSAKRRKMADKILPQRIRELVPESQAYMDLLAFERKLDQTIMRKRVDIQEALKRPMKQKRKLRLYISNTFNPAKPDAEDSDGSIASWELRVEGKLLDDVRPAPVPVTFPQPSKQKRKFSSFFKSLVIELDKDLYGPDNHLVEWHRTPTTQETDGFQVKRPGDLSVRCTLLLMLDYQPPQFKLDPRLARLLGLHTQSRSAIVQALWQYVKTNRLQDSHDKEYINGDKYFQQIFDCPRLKFSEIPQRLTALLLPPDPIVINHVISVDPSDQKKTACYDIDVEVEEPLKGQMSSFLLSTANQQEISALDSKIHETIESINQLKIQRDFMLSFSRDPKGYVQDLLRSQSRDLKVMTDVAGNPEEERRAEFYHQPWSQEAVSRYFYCKIQQRRQELEQSLVVRNT
- the Smarcd3 gene encoding SWI/SNF-related matrix-associated actin-dependent regulator of chromatin subfamily D member 3 isoform X3, with the translated sequence MTPGLQHLPTVVQRPGMPSGARMPHQGAPMGPPGSPYMGSPAVRPGLAPAGMEPARKRAAPPPGQSQAQGQGQPVPTAPARSRSAKRRKMADKILPQRIRELVPESQAYMDLLAFERKLDQTIMRKRVDIQEALKRPMKQKRKLRLYISNTFNPAKPDAEDSDGSIASWELRVEGKLLDDVRPAPVPVTFPQPSKQKRKFSSFFKSLVIELDKDLYGPDNHLVEWHRTPTTQETDGFQVKRPGDLSVRCTLLLMLDYQPPQFKLDPRLARLLGLHTQSRSAIVQALWQYVKTNRLQDSHDKEYINGDKYFQQIFDCPRLKFSEIPQRLTALLLPPDPIVINHVISVDPSDQKKTACYDIDVEVEEPLKGQMSSFLLSTANQQEISALDSKIHETIESINQLKIQRDFMLSFSRDPKGYVQDLLRSQSRDLKVMTDVAGNPEEERRAEFYHQPWSQEAVSRYFYCKIQQRRQELEQSLVVRNT